In Brienomyrus brachyistius isolate T26 unplaced genomic scaffold, BBRACH_0.4 scaffold100, whole genome shotgun sequence, a genomic segment contains:
- the LOC125727505 gene encoding death-inducer obliterator 1-like isoform X6 has translation MEGNGSLDTSAAPEPDKDPVDVSSQDEKEEVTNEDAEKMDDPGKPAKASEFKKTWGFRRTTIAKREMPAETESQDSRSAPVRRSGRQAKRTDKLEEFLSTAKRGRGGRRSAPGHLETWDTPSQTPTDVETASEASFDGNAATDERKPDSKAVGRKDAKGGSVSDDGSSENEDNAETVPPKAEEPEEHGMGGPEADAQEPVSHVSTEEDGKKAGEDEASEQTTAGTPAASKDSTPGKKASKPRRRAKGSKDNKDEEEDDDDDDDDDDDEEESSGKSDNEGYDPNALYCICRQKHNKRFMICCDRCEEWFHGDCVGITEARGRLMERNGEDYICPNCSARKSQAASPADSGKRTARRTRQSSPADRTAPSAGSEDKASEDLGIKGRIEKATNPSGKKKIKIFQPAVETASLPKCIGPGCEKAALPDSVYCGNDCILRHAAAAMKSITDVKESKPKEKAKVKSQKKPTARAAPKKKSSSERRNSGRMSTESSGKAEDDASDSEDEDDDDDNEDPRPIEQEPPVSSWSSDHNYNAVTPERAAPVASSVYNKSSGKESDEADSEKETAPVRRSSASSSASPKGGKRSPGSGVPKIAAKGKKHILLPASGSKASKKHALAFGKSHKLQKSSPAPLSAAGQGQGAGPAPTVLPPVIGPPASRHHVTGALRVTKTTFTIPKKQPKPQEPPQTLGSGPSSAPTRPLPASSTPSISSSAPSSRAPPAAPAQPPAQPQPNNQIRQNIRRSLTEILYKRVSDSDDLTISENEVGKLAVNIEKEMFNLFLNTDNRYKNKYRSIMFNLKDPKNKGLFYRVVGGEVTPFRLVRLSPEELLSREIAEWRRRESTEVLEPRPQPGHPKPGAKAETAPDVDMEESPPVSDGDVCTAATSPSPRMASAADQEEIKQAASSAPAVAPPSAPALASAPVSAVKASQEAASAPVPDIFSSMLKDTTAEHRAHLFDLNCKICTGQKSADEEPAPKRPKLSSSSVTKKNEARGKQEPRPLKAGASSGDGNPTMVTLQDGETPLIDSPASPEDSAALPASSTYSSLVAPVTIPAVSSVTITRRDPRTAGYRPLSGTTAPTPTPALPNTTSESSVTESKPTTVLLPPPPPPSAPKSILLKPAASPDTRFFSPPGTSLTESHSSPESETAVFLSQQEMMWKGFINMHTVAKFVTKAYLVSGSFEYLKEDLPDTIHIGGRISPHTVWDYVGKLKTSLSKELCLIRFHPATEEEEVAYVSLFSYFSSRRRFGVVANNNRRIKDLYLIPLSAKDPLPSKLLPFDGPGLEPARPNLLLGLVICQKEKKRTGIPLESEDKRAKIQTRDPDDTGLPKPPPLPKSDVKPEKVQRINPEIPMSTTPPGSPPPLSSSESSSGVLPAPSMLSLISTAKPPVSVPSGKDSPSSTSTTDVTTTPLQTILKTLFGKKKQDTDVSLSPSEQRSVDVTVPPAPLLDPIVQQFGQIYPKEVEEDEDDRPYDPEEEYDPEKGYGTKTSTAPDNVFVATKVPEPTSAEVDDVAYDPEDETIFDEVKGGVGDLPGESKAKTSAECSSTALGGGTSTLTEQQKMLEELNMQIEEQKRQLEEQEESIRQQRATAGVSHLIPDTLMPQPSKSLLANSQLLQLGKKVDEMAAKTSAAPVINQRRDPRQSRDPRQAAANRRLTSDATEKETSTEVPTTEIASTQPDSSQPETIQVPAETQPELVPFLEAENTEISIPLLGEKIEPEMDDNTFVELPEKNSQDNSKPEIESNPYTTWPNSASILKAKELNLEPPQDLPALESSQTSYYSGSMNAAPSGPFPGISQDMAQSNSSLVDVQTPHMPHMGIINPEFGSSQEIPPHIPFQHPPGPPPMQVPPPLQGEGDQSQYRDPSQYAPPGPYPPYQNQWGGSQQQFEGPRGPPPQPMMGPRGPPPFQPLSQRGPPPQIFDNSMNSIPPQHMGPRGPPPSQFEGHCPPPPSFDGQNGSLQPRFNRPPPPFNFPGPRGPPPPFSGPPPVHFDNRTPPPAHFPGPRGPPPPHQFGEHVPQKPLLDTPRGPDEQPYDNSGNTYQQSIEPHQGETPPLIYRENQTLAQAPPFRGPPHNQFDGRRGPSADMGGQRYPPPNRFSGPGAPTHLHNQRMPSPPHRGSFEDPRGPHPPEFQGPRGPPAVPFAGPRVPPPGHFPESRGGQPRFRFEGPHHPPEIRPLRHSGPLLPTPPEGPIQLPNRVGHSPDSHREDHWRHSPEMRRRSSREDSEQRNNGDRAGRFEGTHRDREGAQGPTRVSEERQREVSEDRRRDRDSGHSARQWDRNSGKPWSRERDWDRSRERDWDRDRERDRSRGREADRHREGDSDKRRDRDRDRDRDRERERGRDRDSDRRDHDRDRGRNRDRDRDRDRDRERDRDRDRDSRDRRRDRSRSRDRGKDRDRDRGRDRDRDRDRERDRDRKERSKSKEKGKENKSETPKESEKTSETETAASKNATS, from the exons ATGGAGGGCAATGGGAGCCTGGACACCTCTGCTGCTCCAGAGCCAGACAAGGATCCTGTGGATGTCAGCTCCCAAG ATGAAAAAGAGGAGGTGACCAATGAGGATGCAGAGAAGATGGATGACCCTGGGAAACCAGCCAAGGCGAGTGAATTTAAGAAGACCTGGGGCTTTCGACGAACCACTATCGCCAAGCGAGAGATGCCGGCTGAAACAGAGAGCCAGGACAGCAGGAGTGCCCCGGTCCGCCGCAGCGGCCGGCAGGCCAAGCGCACCGACAAGCTGGAGGAGTTCCTCTCTACAGCCAAGCGGGGGCGTGGTGGTCGCAGGAGTGCCCCGGGCCACCTAGAGACCTGGGACACGCCCTCCCAGACACCTACCGACGTGGAGACTGCGTCAGAGGCCAGCTTTGACGGCAACGCGGCAACTGACGAGCGGAAACCCGACAGTAAGGCAGTGGGCAGGAAGGACGCGAAAGGCGGCTCTGTCAGTGACGACGGCAGCTCGGAGAACGAGGACAACGCAGAGACTGTTCCCCCAAAAGCAGAGGAGCCTGAGGAACACGGCATGGGAGGCCCTGaggctgatgcacaggagcctgtgtcacatgtaagCACTGAGGAGGATGGGAAAAAGGCAGGGGAGGATGAGGCCTCGGAGCAGACTACTGCGGGCACTCCGGCAGCCAGCAAGGACTCCACTCCAGGCAAAAAGGCCTCTAAACCTAGACGGAGAGCAAAGGGCAGTAAGGACAACAAagacgaggaggaggatgatgatgatgatgatgatgacgacgacGATGAGGAAGAGTCGTCGGGTAAATCTGACAACGAGGGATATGACCCCAATGCACTCTATTGTATCTGCCGGCAGAAGCACAATAAAAG GTTCATGATTTGCTGTGACCGCTGTGAGGAGTGGTTTCACGGCGACTGTGTGGGTATCACTGAGGCACGTGGCCGTCTAATGGAGCGCAACGGAGAAGATTACATCTGCCCAAATTGCTCTGCCCGCAAGAGCCAGGCGGCCTCCCCCGCCGACAGTGGGAAGCGGACAGCCCGCAGGACCCGGCAGAGCTCTCCTGCAGATCGGACAGCGCCTTCTGCTGGTTCGGAGGACAAAGCCAGTGAGGACTTGGGGATCAAAGGCAGGATAGAGAAAGCTACCAATCCAagtggaaaaaagaaaattaagatATTTCAGCCG gctgtcgaaacagcatccctgcCAAAGTGCATCGGTCCTGGCTGCGAGAAGGCTGCCCTGCCGGACTCTGTGTACTGTGGCAATGACTGCATCCTCAGGCACGCAGCGGCCGCCATGAAGTCCATCACGGATGTAAAGGAGTCCAAACCGAAGGAAAAGGCTAAGGTCAAATCTCAGAAGAAGCCCACGGCTAGAGCAGCTCCCAAG AAGAAATCATCTTCGGAAAGGAGAAATTCGGGCAGAATGTCCACGGAATCATCCGGCAAGGCCGAAGATGATGCATCGGACAGCGAGGACGAGGATGATGACGACGACAACGAAGACCCGAGGCCAATCGAGCAGGAGCCGCCAGTGTCTTCCTGGTCCAGCGACCATAATTACAATGCTGTCACGCCAGAAAGGGCAGCACCTGTAGCGTCCTCTGTGTATAACAAATCGT CTGGGAAGGAGAGCGATGAAGCAGACAGCGAGAAGGAGACTGCCCCCGTGCGGAGGTCATCTGCAAGTTCCTCTGCCTCCCCCAAAGGGGGCAAGCGGTCCCCTGGGTCAGGAGTCCCTAAGATAGCCGCCAAGGGCAAGAAACACATCCTGCTACCTGCCAGCGGGTCTAAGGCATCCAAGAAACATGCCCTAGCCTTTGGAAAATCTCATAAATTGCAGAAATCCAGTCCTGCTCCACTTTCTGCTGCTGGTCAAGGACAAGGTGCAGGACCTGCCCCCACTGTATTGCCTCCGGTCATTGGTCCACCTGCTTCCCGGCACCATGTCACGGGGGCCTTGAGGGTCACCAAAACAACCTTCACTATCCCCAAGAAGCAGCCCAAACCTCAGGAGCCCCCACAGACCCTGGGCTCGGGGCCCTCATCGGCCCCCACCAGGCCGCTGCCAGCGTCGTCTACGCCCTCCATCTCATCCTCGGCACCCAGCAGCAGAGCCCCTCCGGCGGCCCCTGCACAACCTCCAGCTCAACCACAGCCCAATAACCAGATCAGGCAGAATATCCGGCGCTCCCTTACTGAGATCCTGTACAAGAG GGTGAGTGACAGTGACGACCTGACCATATCGGAAAATGAAGTTGGAAAACTCGCCGTCAACATTGAGAAGGAAATGTTTAACTTATTTCTCAACACGGACAACAGATATAAGAACAAATACAGGTCAATCATGTTCAACCTGAAAGATCCTAAAAACAAG GGTTTGTTCTACCGCGTTGTCGGGGGTGAAGTTACGCCCTTTAGGCTTGTAAGGCTGAGCCCGGAGGAACTCTTGTCCAGGGAGATCGCCGAGTGGAGACGGCGGGAGAGCACAGAG GTGCTGGAGCCCAGACCCCAGCCCGGGCATCCCAAGCCAGGAGCCAAGGCAGAGACAGCCCCCGACGTGGACATGGAGGAGTCTCCTCCCGTGTCTGATGGAGACGTATGTACCGCCGCCACCTCCCCGTCTCCTCGCATGGCTTCTGCGGCA GACCAGGAAGAAATCAAACAGGCTGCCAGTTCGGCCCCAGCCGTGGCCCCTCCGTCGGCCCCCGCCCTTGCTTCTGCTCCGGTTTCTGCAGTGAAAGCCAGCCAGGAGGCTGCCAGTGCCCCGGTGCCTGACATCTTCAGCAGCATGCTGAAAGACACCACAGCAGAGCACAGGGCACACCTGTTTGACCTTAACTGCAAGATTTGTACTG GTCAGAAGTCCGCTGACGAAGAGCCTGCCCCAAAGAGGCCGAAGCTTTCATCATCCTCTGTCACCAAGAAGAATGAGGCTAGAGGGAAGCAGGAACCACGACCACTCAAAGCAGGTGCTTCATCTGGTGACGGAAACCCAACCATGGTCACCCTTCAGGACGGCGAAACGCCTCTCATAGACTCGCCAGCCTCCCCAGAGGACAGTGCAGCTTTGCCAGCCTCTTCTACGTACTCGTCCCTCGTTGCCCCTGTCACCATCCCTGCAGTGTCCTCTGTCACTATCACACGCCGGGACCCACGCACCGCAGGATACCGCCCCCTCTCGGGGACAACTGCACCAACCCCCACACCTGCCCTGCCAAATACCACTTCAGAATCGTCTGTGACGGAAAGCAAGCCAACTACAGTGCTGCTGCCTCCGCCTCCACCTCCTTCTGCTCCAAAGTCCATCCTGTTAAAGCCTGCTGCTTCACCAGACACCCGGTTCTTCAGTCCACCTGGTACCAG CTTGACGGAATCGCACTCCTCACCGGAGAGCGAAACTGCCGTCTTCCTGTCCCAGCAAGAGATGATGTGGAAGGGTTTCATCAACATGCATACCGTAGCAAAGTTTGTTACCAAAGCCTACCTGGTCTCTGGGTCTTTCGAGTACCTGAAGGAG GATTTGCCTGATACTATCCACATTGGCGGTCGAATCTCCCCCCACACTGTGTGGGACTACGTGGGAAAACTGAAGACTTCCTTATCTAAG GAGCTGTGCCTGATCCGCTTCCACCCAGcgacggaggaggaggaggtggcctatgtctccctcttctcttatTTCAGCAGTCGGCGCCGCTTTGGTGTGGTGGCCAACAACAACCGCCGTATCAAGGACCTGTACCTCATCCCACTTAGTGCGAAGGACCCCCTCCCGTCCAAACTCTTGCCCTTTGATGGGCCAG GCCTGGAACCAGCTCGTCCCAATCTTCTTCTTGGCCTAGTTATTtgccagaaagagaagaagcgcACAGGCATACCTCTGGAAAGTGAAGACAAGCGAGCCAAAATTCAGACCCGAGACCCTGATGACACGGGCCTTCCCAAGCCACCTCCTCTTCCCAAGAGTGATGTCAAACCAGAAAAGGTTCAGCGGATTAACCCAGAGATACCTATGAGCACAACTCCTCCAGGTTCTCCTCCTCCCCTTAGCTCTTCTGAGTCGTCTTCAGGTGTTCTTCCAGCTCCATCCATGCTCTCTCTCATTTCCACTGCCAAGCCCCCAGTCTCTGTTCCCTCTGGTAAAGATTCACCATCTTCTACATCCACCACTGATGTTACCACCACTCCCCTCCAAACCATCCTGAAGACCCTATTTGGCAAGAAGAAACAAGACACTGatgtctctctttctccttcAGAGCAGAGgtctgttgatgttacagtgccTCCAGCCCCATTACTTGATCCAATTGTTCAGCAATTTGGACAGATATACCCAAAAGAGGTggaggaagatgaggatgaCCGCCCATATGATCCAGAGGAAGAGTATGACCCAGAAAAGGGCTATGGCACAAAGACATCGACTGCTCCAGATAACGTTTTTGTAGCCACTAAAGTACCTGAGCCCACATCTGCTGAGGTTGATGATGTAGCTTATGATCCAGAAGATGAAACAATCTTTGATGAAGTAAAAGGTGGTGTTGGTGACCTCCCTGGAGAGTCAAAGGCAAAAACCTCAGCTGAGTGCAGCAGCACTGCTCTTGGTGGTGGCACTTCTACACTGACTGAACAACAGAAAATGCTAGAAGAGCTGAACATGCAAATTGAAGAGCAGAAACGCCAGCTGGAAGAACAGGAAGAATCCATTCGTCAACAGAGGGCAACAGCTGGGGTTTCCCACTTAATTCCTGATACCCTGATGCCCCAGCCCTCTAAATCATTGTTAGCAAACAGTCAGTTGCTACAGCTTGGCAAAAAGGTGGATGAAATGGCTGCAAAGACTTCAGCTGCACCAGTCATAAATCAGAGAAGAGACCCACGACAAAGTAGGGACCCCCGGCAGGCTGCAGCTAATCGTAGATTAACGAGCGACGCAACGGAAAAGGAAACTTCCACTGAAGTTCCCACTACAGAAATAGCTTCAACACAGCCAGACTCTTCCCAACCAGAAACAATACAGGTGCCAGCAGAAACACAACCTGAGCTGGTGCCTTTCTTGGAAGCTGAGAACACGGAAATATCTATCCCCCTACTGGGAGAGAAAATAGAACCTGAAATGGACGACAACACATTTGTTGAGCTGCCTGAAAAAAACAGCCAAGATAACTCCAAGCCAGAAATTGAAAGTAACCCTTATACTACTTGGCCAAATTCTGCAAGCATTTTGAAAGCTAAAGAGCTAAACCTTGAACCGCCCCAAGATTTACCTGCACTAGAGTCATCTCAGACTTCATATTACAGTGGATCCATGAATGCAGCGCCCTCAGGTCCTTTCCCTGGGATCTCCCAGGACATGGCACAGAGTAACTCATCTCTAGTGGATGTTCAGACTCCTCATATGCCACATATGGGTATTATAAACCCTGAGTTTGGGAGCTCTCAGGAAATTCCACCTCATATACCTTTCCAACATCCACCTGGGCCTCCCCCAATGCAGGTGCCTCCTCCATTGCAAGGTGAGGGTGACCAGTCTCAGTACCGAGATCCATCCCAATACGCCCCACCAGGTCCTTATCCACCATATCAAAATCAGTGGGGGGGCTCTCAACAGCAGTTTGAGGGACCTCGAGGACCACCACCCCAGCCTATGATGGGACCAAGAGGTCCTCCTCCATTCCAGCCCCTTAGTCAAAGGGGACCACCACCTCAGATATTTGATAATTCTATGAACTCTATACCCCCCCAGCACATGGGACCGAGGGGCCCACCTCCATCGCAGTTCGAGGGTCATTGTCCTCCCCCCCCTTCATTTGATGGGCAAAATGGTTCTCTCCAGCCTAGATTTAATAGACCCCCACCACCATTCAATTTTCCAGGACCCAGaggccccccaccaccatttTCTGGGCCACCACCTGTCCACTTTGACAATAGAACTCCCCCACCTGCTCACTTTCCTGGCCCAAGAGGCCCACCCCCTCCTCATCAGTTTGGAGAACATGTTCCTCAAAAGCCACTACTGGATACACCAAGAGGTCCCGATGAGCAGCCATATGATAACAGTGGTAATACGTATCAGCAGAGTATCGAACCACACCAGGGTGAAACACCACCACTGATATATAGAGAGAACCAGACGTTGGCACAGGCGCCCCCATTCCGGGGTCCCCCACACAACCAATTTGATGGCCGGAGAGGTCCATCTGCTGATATGGGGGGACAACGTTATCCACCCCCGAACCGATTCAGTGGACCAGGAGCCCCTACTCATCTTCACAACCAGAGAATGCCTTCACCTCCTCATAGAGGCTCTTTTGAGGACCCAAGGGGCCCTCATCCTCCTGAGTTTCAAGGTCCAAGAGGACCTCCAGCAGTGCCGTTTGCAGGGCCCCGAGTTCCCCCACCTGGTCATTttccagagagcagaggaggacAGCCGCGATTCCGTTTTGAAGGTCCCCATCACCCACCAGAAATACGGCCTCTGCGTCATTCTGGGCCGCTACTCCCTACTCCTCCTGAAGGACCCATTCAGTTGCCAAACCGAGTAGGCCACAGCCCTGATTCCCACCGGGAGGACCACTGGAGGCATTCTCCTGAGATGAGGAGACGCAGTAGCAGAGAGGACTCCGAGCAGCGCAACAATGGGGACAGGGCAGGCAGATTTGAAGGCACACACCGTGATAGGGagggtgcccaagggcccacacgGGTCTCAGAGGAAAGGCAAAGGGAGGTATCTGAGGACAGGAGAAGGGATCGGGACAGCGGTCATTCTGCTAGACAATGGGACAGGAACTCTGGAAAACCCTGGAGCCGAGAACGGgactgggacaggagcagagagagagactgggaTAGAGACCGGGAGAGAGACCGTAGCAGAGGAAGAGAAGCAGATAGGCACAGAGAGGGAGACAGCGATAAGAGGAGGGACAGGGACCGCGACAGAGACCGAGACAGAGAAAGGGAACGAGGTAGGGATAGAGACTCTGACAGGAGAGACCATGACCGTGACAGAGGAAGAAACCGTGACCGGGATCGTGACAGAGaccgagacagagagagagatcgAGACCGCGACAGGGACAGCAGGGATAGACGCCGTGACCGATCAAGGAGCAGAGACCGAGGAAAAGATAGAGACAGAGATCGTGGAAGAGACAGAGATCGGGATCGGGATAGAGAAAGAGACCGAGACAGAAAAGAGAGGAGTAAGAGCAAAGAAAAGGGGAAAGAAAACAAATCTGAAACCCCAAAGGAAAGTGAAAAAACTTCAGAAACAGAGACTGCTGCTAGCAAAAATGCAACATCCTGA